The nucleotide window AATATCTGCTGAGTGTTTGCCTTGGGCTGGGCACTATTCTAGGAACTTGTAGTTGCAGTCATCTAATTGTGAAATGGCTGAGAAATGGAGACATGGCTGAGTGGAGTAAAAGGATGGACAGGGAagggttttttttgggtttttttttttttttttttttttttttttttaggctatAAGAGATTTGAGTGTGGTGTTGGTGAGCTCAGGGGAAGGAGCATGTGGGGAATGAAACACAAAATGgcaaaaacaatggaaaagataaaagatgAGGTCTAAGAGCCAATCAGAAGGAACAACGTCAGGGTTGcaaatgcagtgtgtgtgtgtgtgtgtgtgtgtgtgtgtgtgtgtgtacctgtgtcttagaaaatatgtaatttagaGAATATATTAATATCTGTATAAATGGGTACACACGAGCACATTTTGGATCTGAATTTATAGTGACTCCTGAAGATAAAGATTTGGGCAGAGTTGGAGGCATTTTTCCCTGCTATCTGTAAAAGTCTCCAAGGGCTCTTCAGAAATAGGAAACAATATACAACAACCCCAATAAACAAAGCAGTGAGGAAATGCGGTTTTCCCTATGTTATGTTCCAAAGAGCAGAAAATATTACAAGAGGATGGGAGAAGAATGGTTACACAGGAAAACATGCTGCACAAACGGTGTGGTGTGAAAGGTAGAAGGTGTACATGATACCAACATGACTGCCAGGCCGGCTGAGAGTACAGAAGCCTCCAGGAGGCCTGGCCGCCGCATGACTGGACTGTCCAGTCTCTGGACAGGGATTGATGGATGTGCCTCCCGTGCGCTTTGATGCTCCTTATCCCCTTCAAAGTTGCCTGTTTTGAAGAATTTGTGTTTGGCCAGAGTTAAATGACCCACTTTGCTTGGGatctctctccctgcctcaggGAGAACACAATCCAACTTCTTTCAAGCGACAACCTGAGGAGGCAGGCAGAGGACTTTGAGGACTATGAGAGCCATTTTTTATAGTCACTTGCTGAATCTCAGCTGACCCTCCCAGGAAATGGAAAGATTGAAGCAGGCCCAGGCACTGCAGTCTGTGGCAACCAGGTCAGGAAGGTGCTTTGAAGTTAATTATCCAGCCTGGCATCCCCACAGGCTTGCTTGTTTGGTGTTGCTTCTTTCTTAATCAAGAAGAGACTCCCATGCTGGTGTCTTAATGTAAACAAAGCAATTTGTGACTTGATTAACAAATCAAGGATGGACAAACATGtgcttttctcccttctcctctttaCTAGGGACTTGGACTATTCTAAGGAGTGTCTCTCGATGTGAAAGGTAGTGGCTGCCTGAGGCTTTTCTGGTTTGGTGTCTTCCTTTGTTTCTCCCTTCTTACCATATCCACAGCAAGGGATTCATTCCAGGCATTCCATAGAGACTGAACCCATTCCTTCCGTATCCTGGGAAATGTAAAGGGTGGAAATGCCATTCCCATTAAAAGCACTTCAACATGTGATTTGTCCAGGTGATGAGGTATGTAGCTAATATTAGTCCCTGCGATTCATCAAGAGAATAACTACCTGGTGATAGATTTTTCATGAATGTATCTCAAGTCATCCATCACCGTGACGATGGACTTTTCACATCTGGGCAGGCCTGTGATGGTTACAGAAACTAAGAACTCCTTTAATAGAACTGCATGTCCATTAAATTACtggagggaaagaaagcaaatagGAAGCTCTTGCAGCTAAAAAGAGCACAACaagggggaaaaataaacaagattctATGACGAGACATTGTGAAAAATCaacacagtttttttgtttgtttgttgttagAAATTCATTCtccatgtcttctttttctcacaAACACCATCACCCCAGATTGAAACGAAGCTGCTGCCTCCTCTGAATACACACATGGACAAAGAAGGGCCCTGAGAAATCCCTAGTACACGTACATCCTGAACGCCCAGGCCTCTCTGGTGTGATGTATTCCCTTAACTAAATTGGTACAGTGCGAATAATGACTTGTACTAGTTTTCTATTTGCAGTTTTAACAAATTACTATGAATTTGGTGGCctaaataatatgattttattatcTTGCCATTAGTTTtgaaggtcagaagtctgacatgGGTTTCACTGGGCTGAAATCGCTGGGGTGCATTTCTTTCTGAAGATACTAGGGAAAAATCAGTTTTCTCgctttttccagtttctagaggctgcccaaATTCCTTGGTTTCTGGCCTcttcctctatcttcaaagccagcaagggTGGGATGAATCTTCCCATCATATGACTCTgacctcttcttttttcctcttccacttttaaagaCTTTTGTTATTGCATTGGCCACTAGGGACAATCCAGGATAAACTCCCTATTTTAAAGGCAGCCGATTTAGCAGTCTAATTCCACCTGCAACCTTAATTCTCTTTTACCACATTAACTAACacatttacaggttccagggattgaGCCATGGACATTTTTGCAGGGACATTTTTCTGCTTACCACAGGACTTacaattctttgttgttgtgttttttctttgtgcttctttGCCTCAAAATACTAATAGAACAAGCAAAGAGAAGGGATCTCTTAAAGCAGGTTCCCAAAACAGATTAGCGTTCAAAGATCAGCTCTCGCTCTTGCTACTTGctggtcttgggcaagttactaacCTCTCTCCAAACCTCAgctcatcatctgtaaaatggggttaatacaATCCTCTTACAGAAATTGCAAAGGAGATGGGATGATGTTTGCAAAGCTTTCCGTAACACCTCACAGgtagtaagtgctcaatgaaagttaaagtttttaaaaagagtaaatgtGGTGGGGTGGGAATgatgagagagaagagacagtATGATCTGGATCTCTGTACCCTGAACCCCCCCAGATGGTTCAGCCTTCCTTATTGCTCTCCTTGGGTTGGATCCTACTCATAGAAGCCTCTCAGGCTCTCTGGgtgggagaggaaaagaaaagttcaGCTGTCATCTTTGCCGCCCTTGTTCTGTGgttgctgttttcttttcctttgctgcCTCCTTCCATTGCTGGCCCTCCACTGCAGTCAGGCCAGGGGATCGCAGCCTCAGTGCAGAGCTGGCTCAGGCTGAGTGTCCTGAATGGAGGCTGCAGGAGCAGTGGGGAGACACGCAGCTGAGCCCCACCTCTGCCAGTTCACAATCACTCGCTGAGCCAGCCCTGCCTGGTCCAAGCCCTAAACTCCCCAAGGCATTTTGATTAGATTAGCCGATGAGAGCCAGGGTCTTCCAGTACTAATTATGCCTGACCACAAAAGTCACTCCCTGTGCAGCCCTTGCCACTGCTCCTGGGGAGGGGGACCCAAAGTCCAGCTGGCCCTTCCCCACTAGTGCAGGATACTCTGGTGGTGATCAGGGCCTGAGAGGGACCCAAGGAACCTAATGCAGATGGCAGGACAGCCTGACCTTCCAGAGCAGGAAGGTTACTTACTGGGTtgacaaaaaaggcaaaaaagtgtCAGCATACAGTGTTGATAAGGATGCAGGGAAACTCCACATCCTTTGGGAAAGTAAACAAACATCTTTTCAAATTAAAAGCACACATACATAACTTTCTGCCCAGCAATTCAACTTTGACCAAACCTAttgtattgaataaataaaaatgctggtACATAATGTTGTTTGAACAGGAATATTTATGAACACAATACTTACacagtacaaaaaaataaaaaaccttgaaaaacttTAATATCCATCAATAGAAGGAATTATGTAACCATTTAAAAGGAGATATTTAACTATTGCTCTTGAGAAATTTGGTTGCAGAGAAATACATATTACAATtttgcaaaaatgaaataaagcaaaacccAAAGCCAACCtccatatatgcatgtgtgtatatgtgtatagcaGCATGGGGAAAGGCGTGGAAGAACACTTATCAGCCTGCTACCATTTATTAGTGGAGGGAAGatgttttcttccctctctatACTCTGGAATTGCTTCATTATTACAATAACTTCATTACATTTTTCAATGATGGGAGAGGAATTTAAGATAAATGGCGGGagtgagggcaggggtggggaagagaagTTGTGAAGGAAGATAGAGAAGAAATCCTGTGCTGGAAGAACCTGGCCACTCCAGTTGGGGGTTTGCAGAAAGAAAAGCCAGGAGTCTGGCCTGGACACTGAGCAGGGTGGGGTGGAGTAGAGTCGGGAGGCAGTCAGTGTTGAGTGACCTAGCTATTTGAACTCAAGGAGCTTATCTAGAGCATCCTTTGAGAAGGCCAGAGAGGACCATGGAGCACTGAGTAGTAGCCTGTAGTAAGAGGAATTTAAAACGCTTTACCATAAAGAATAACTGCTCCCAAAATAGTAAAAGAATGAGGTTCTCAAGGTTATTTTGAAGAATTTGGTGAGATCCACCTGAGGAAATTAAATTAGTAACACCTAGCAGGAGGTAACTGGCATGTTGTCTGAAGGAACTTTACCTATACTATCTCATTTGATACAAGGTACAATCCTATGAGGTAAGTGtgattatccttattttacagaggaggaaactgaggtatagcGGGGTTCAGTAACCCGCCCATGGTCATGCAGGTGGGCACAGAAGTCTTCCGGCTCCGAAGTCCTGGCTCTTGGAAGCCACACTGAAGGCTGCGTCCTTCCAAGGCTCAAATCTGGACAGAAAGATTACACTGTCCTCCCCTCACCCGGTGGGGATGGAGTGGGGAGAAAGCGCCTTCTCCATGCGCGTGCCAGGATCGCCGGAGTTCGGTGGGGCCAAGCTGAGGTTCGTctcctggggctgggcagggttTGGGTTCGCTTTTCTCACGCCGGCATTCGGGTTTGGGGGCGGAGGCTGCCCAGGCGTTACCCTCCAAAAGGGCCTCTGCAGGGGGTGCTTTCTCTACACTGTTCTTCTCTTGGGTAGTGGAGGGGTTGGTGGGGGAACCACAAGCTACAGGATTACAAAGTTCCTAGACTCCCCAGCCTAGGGAGGTACAATGACTTGGGACCCGgtgtggagatgggggtggggtgtcTTCCGGAGCCCGAAGCAGGCATCCTCAGCCGCTCCTTCCCGTTCCCGTCCCCCACCAACCCCACACTCACCACTTCGTTTTCACATCTGGgagggggggggcggggggcggtgaTGGGGAGGAGACCAACGCTTTCATTTCCCTTGGTAGGTGTTCTGAGTGGTCAGGGATCCAGGGATCCTTCCCTGGAGTGCCCCTGGGTCGGGCGATAGACCGCTCCAGAGGATGGACAGCCGGCGAGCAAAGCTAGAGTTCGTGTATTGTAGGGAAAAGTGGGGGTGGCGCGGAGAGAATGGTTGAATACCTTCCTGATATTTGAGGGAGAATTCGGCAAGGGGGAAATCTCTGGTTCCATCTTTGCCTGATTCATCGGATTTCCTGGGGTGGGGTTCGGGAAAGGCCTGGGGGCTGGCGCTCCTGCCTCGGTCCGTCCAGCACCAACACTCCAGGCCCCTGCGGCCCTGGCCCTCTGGGGTTCTGATTACAGTGGAAAGATCTCGGGATCCGCTGAAGGAGAACCTGTGTGGAGATTCTTGTGCTCATTTGCTTCTCTGGGGGTCCTGAATGAAAATAAGTACCGAGGTCATCTTTGTTCCTTAGCTCTGGCCCAGAGCTCTATCTCGGTCTCCAAGTTTCTCCATCATCTCCTTCTGTGTTTCAGGTGATCGCCCACCTCTCTTCCCTTCTAACTCTACTTCCGGATCTTTTCCCCCCTCCTTTCTCCCTGTGTCCCCCATTTTCCAGGCGCGAGTCCTTTTCTCTTGCcagtttcctccctccctccgaTTTCCTTTCCCACGGACCCTGGAGTTCCCTGGGCCCAGGCCAGGCTCTGGAGCTGGCCTGACATGTTCACAATAAGGATTGTAAGACACTGCACTCAAGTGAACTGCGTTGTCTTGAACCTACTCGGACAGGGGATGTGATGAAGGAGGTCCTTCTCTAATCCCAACAGCTCCTCAAAGGCTCGAAGCCAGCCTGAGTGGGCCACTTGAAGAGCCACGGGCGGTGGGAAGATACGGAGAGGCTGCTCCGACGTGGGGAGGAGATAGATATGACGATGTCCCCTGTGCGTCAAGCCCACTCCGTCCCACTCCCAATACTCCCACCACCTCATCAATGGGGCATGCTTGCCCTAGTTAATGTCATCTCCCTGCACTGCCAACAAGGCTAGCCGCTTTGCTGCTTAAAACAGATGACATCAACGAACATATGGAGATGTCATCATGATTAAACAGCAAATTATAGTCGAAGACGGTGCGATAATAATCTAAACAATCACCACAAGAAGAAGAAACGTTCTCTAACGCTCCAGTTGCAGAAGCCTGCTTTTCCAAGACTAGCGGCCCTGCATTCCCAGGGATGTCTCCGTGCTCACGTGAGCGTGGCCCTCGGTTTGGGACAGGCAAGGGAGCCCCAGACAGGACAATAAGGTTTGGAGATTCCCGGGGCGACCTGGGACTCCGTGGCGTGGGGGCTTGGAAGCGCGTGGAGGGGCTGAGAGAGGGGAGAGGGCGCCCTTCCTCTAGGGCGGCCCCGCCTGGGAAGCAGTCGGAACCGCAGTAGGAGCCGGGGGTTCCTAGAGAAGAACCCTGTTGGGAGAGCCAAAGAGCCCGCGCTCCCAGTCCCCGCCCCCTCGACCCTTCTGCCCCGCCCTCAGCCTGCCTCTTCCTAGATCTTCCAGGAGATTGCTTTCTGAGTGGGAAGCCCGCGCTGCTAGGGGAGGGGCGTCCTCTGCGGGTCGTGGGGgtctcccttctccccacagtCGGAGCAGAAGGGCGCCTGCCTTTTATTTTGACAAGCAGTGGGCTTGGTTGTGAGCACTTGTTTGCCCCCAATGTGCAGAGAAAAAGATAGTGATAGGAGGCGGCGTGCTATGATGGCAAAAATGGAGAAGACCCTCCCTCTTTATCCtggttctcctcctcctcattacACAGATTCGTATTTAAGATAAGCACAGACATTCTAATTTGAATTCCAGGGGTTGAACTCAAGTTAGAATCATCCTATTTATACGCAGACCGAAAATAACCATTGAAAGGAAACCAACAAAATGCAACTATTTTCCAAAACCCCGAGCGTTTGCTGGTGGGTGACCACCCCGCGCAGGTAGCGAGGTTCTGCTTTAGTTTTGACGGAGAACCCGGGATCGACCGAGGAGGGGACTGGGTGGGAGTTAGCGGGCGAAACGATTCCCCAGAGAGGCCCCGAGCGGCGCGTGCGTGAGCGCGCGGCCGTAATATATGCTGCCATTAAGAATCGTTGCAGCTTCCAGCGCTCCGGGCGCAGGGACGCATGTGTTGCTGGAATTCAATCCGTGGGGGGAATGCAGATTGGGCTGCGACCCACTGGGTTTGATTTATGAAAGGTTACACTAGCGATTGTTTACACATTGCATTTCAGAGCCCGGGCGCACCCTCCCCGCAGCGGACGGCGGGCTTCTCCGTGTAGGAACCTGCTGCAGCCCCCTCGGTCTCCCTCtattctcctcccttcctcccacccccagggCCCCCGCAGCTTCCTCCCACAGCCACCTTCTCCAAGAGCTCAGATTTCGATTTCGATTTCTCTGAACCCATAGACCTACATGCAGTTctttccccccgcccccacccgccTACTCCAGGCCTACAGCCCCCGGACCCGGGTCGCCTCTGCCCCTGTTTACTCCGGAATGTTTACTTCTCCGTAAGGCCATGCGGGGCCTATAAATAGGAGAGGTGGAAGCAGCCCCACTGCCAGATCAATAGGGCCCGTCTCCTCGCCATTTCAGCTGAGCTATCTTATTAATTATGAAAGGATTCACCTGATCCCTGCCGGGGAACACAGCCTCTCGGCCCCTCTGCTGGAGCCCTTAATGGCGGTTCCTTCGCAAGCTGCCTCTGGCCACCGCAGAGGAAGAGGCGAATCGTGGTTAGGGCCAGGCCTGCAAGGATGGTGGTTAGGGCTCCGACCCGCCTGAGGCGGGGGCAGCCGGCCGGCCACTGGCATTGTCTGCCTGTGCGAGCAAGCTCAGTTTCTGTAAACCTCAAATAGAACGAATCTCTGctttgtaattaattaatttaaaaacaactttcattttctcttttttaagggAGCAGGGTTTTGGGGAAGTGGCCAAGTGGCTTAAGTGAGGAGGGTCTGCTTGAAGGTGGCAGGTTTCCAGCGGCTTCCTGAAGAGGTGAGCTTGTCACTGGCATCCTGTGTCCCTCCAGGTACCCTGAGAACTGGGCCAAGGAAGCAGGTTGGGGTAGGAAACAAACGACACCCCCATTTCAaacaataacttttattttatacttctCTATACTTTGTAGCAAATCTTTTTTTGctgaatttaatttataataaactttttaaattacatctctctctttttttttttttaaaatcaaggctCTTTTATGTCAAAATCTTTTTTTAGCTATATTTTAGATTAACATTTAACGTCCCCCCCTTGTGATCTATACCGTTGGATATTCAGGTATTACTGTGTGTGTAACAGCTAAAacaagagggaggagggaaaattAAAGGCAGTGAACTTGGACGGATGCATCAACAACAGCAGATAAAGCTAACCCCTCAGTGACCATAGCAGCCTGTCTTCTGGAAGCCTTGACTCTTACCCCAGAGATTTCCTcagccccttccctctctccctcctatCCTCCAAACACAAAGCCAACAGTCCGTCCTTTCGCTTTTCTTGAGGAGAAATGTGCAGTGGAAATGATCAAAACAAGATACTGTGGAAGAACGACGTGAGCGTGAATTATTCACCGTATGTTTCGTCCGTGGACATCTCTCTTGAATTCATTCCCCTGGCCTTCTCCTCTCCTCGCCTTCCTATTAGGAGGAGCCCATCATTTTTCATGTTACTAGCATGATTAATATAGTAGGTGGCCCAGGGCCGTTCCTGAGATTCTTTtgccaaacaaaaaaaaaaatttttaataataataaaatttaaaaatggggtgGGTTTGCCgttttcttatttgtgtgtgAAGACGGACTAAAGCTGAGGTCCGATTTTGGCTGTGCTTGCTTGCTCACTGATTGGTAACATTTGGcaaataaaacacaagaaatCAAACGAAATAAAAAGGAGAACCAGGATTTCCCACAATCCTATATGAGTGTTTTCAGCATCACAGAGAATCACAACGTCCCCAAAGAACGAATGGATCTTCCTCTCGATTTCCGGGAGCATGGAGTGAGTGTGAGTGGGCGCGTGGGGGGAGCTGGCCCCACGCTCAGAAGGAAAGCCAGGTCGCTAAAGCTGCCGAGAGAGAGACCAGGAGCACGGGGAGCGCCGGGAGCAGAGACCCCGCCGCCCCGTTGCCGCTGCCGCAGAGTTCGAATAAGCTGCCTTGGATGTTGAGGTTTTTGGATTCTTTTCTCAGTTTATCCCACATATCTTTCGCCCCTTCCTGGCAATCCGTAAGGGCTGTGACCGTGCAGCTGTGGAAATCCTCCCAGTATCTGGTGaggaacagaacaaaacagaagaagCAGGTTCACTTGGGGCGCCGGGAGGACCCCGGGAGGACCCCGGGCCTGCACCCCTGCGCCTCCCCGCTCGCGGCCCCGCAAACTTCCCAGGGTGTCCCCTCCCTACCTTCTCTTCACCGCCCGGGCGTCTGGGCTGCGCAAGGTCGGGACTCGTGGGACCTCCGCCTACGCCAGAAGCGGCTGTCTAAAGCGGGGGTGGGGGGACGCCCCCTCCTGCCTGGTTTTCCCTTCCAGATGCGGGGAGAGGACTCGGCAGCCTGGAGCCGGGTCGTGCACCCGCTGCGGCGCGCTGGCACCTCGGCCTCCGCAAACAGATTGCTCGCCCTCCTCGGGGAAAGCTAGGAAAACAGTGCTAAGCCTCGCAAGCTGCCGCCCATTAATGCCTCTTAGCTGGCAAGACGGGTTACTAGCTCTGAGCACTGCCCTCCCCTCGGGGCTTCTTACATTCTCCTCCCCCAAGCCCCTtctgtctccctccttctccacGCCGCGGTACTCTCGCCTTCGCCCTCATTCTTTCCCTCCACCCACtacctcttccttttgttttccattctccTTATTTtccgtttctttctttttccattccgtctgctttcctctcttctgttccccacttcctcttcctcctccccccggCCTGCCTCGATCCTCCTTGCTCTCCACAGTCCCCGGCTCAGATTCGGCCTGGAGactcctgcctgcctctcttcTCCCCCGGCTCGGTGAGTGTTAGTGGCCAAGCACCTGGGGCCGGCTTCGTAGGCTTCATCTGCTCTTGCAAATCCCAGTGCCACAGGCCTGCGCGTTGggtccctcctctttctccctccccagtCTTTTCCGTGGGCTTGGGCCTCATGGGGCTTCCTCACCACAGTTTTCAGGGTGTAGCGCCAGCCCCCAAGGCCGGAACTGCGGGGAGGGCGTGGTGCCCACCGCTGCCAACCCTCGAGGACCCCCCCACATTCTGTCCTCCTCTGGCGGTCAGTTCCCGGAGACTGGCGCCTAACTCAACcacttcctcctcccaggctcagctCCTAGACCCGCCCCCACAACCTTCATCCAACCTGTCCCTTTTGATTGTCCCCCTTTCTTCTGAAAACCCAAAATAGATCCTGAGACTAAATATAATCCCAACCCGTGATCGATTCCTGGGGCACTGTCTCCTTTCAGAGCTGGGTCGATCTGTGCCTCTCTGTAACTCCGGGCTGGTCCCCACCTCCCCTGAGCCTTGAGCACCAGGTTACCGGTGCCTGCCCTCCACACAGTTTGGTtgtattttctcctctctttcccttctgctCGCTGGCCTGGACTGTAAGCACATTGAAGGCAGGCACTGTGTTAATTTATGAGTACTGGAGGGACACGGGGCTTCCAGGTTCCTCAACTTGTAATAAACAGCAATATTTGGACATTaggaggcccagggaggacaGCTTTCCTGCAGAGAGCCTGTGGAATCACCCCTGCTAAAGGATGCCTAAATTGCTCTTTTCTTTATGCATGCCCAGATGGGGGCAGAGTCCTGAGGGACCTGGTAGAGAAGGATAGACTCTACCTGGGGCTGGGCAGAGATGGGCTTCAGCTCCGTGTTGAGCAACCAGCTCCCCCAACTGAGTAGGGCCGGGACCTAGCCATGGCCTGTGAC belongs to Macaca thibetana thibetana isolate TM-01 chromosome 4, ASM2454274v1, whole genome shotgun sequence and includes:
- the NRN1 gene encoding neuritin isoform X2, whose amino-acid sequence is MGLKLNGRYISLILAVQIAYLVQAVRAAGKCDAVFKGFSDCLLKLGDSMANYPQGLDDKTNIKTVCTYWEDFHSCTVTALTDCQEGAKDMWDKLRKESKNLNIQGSLFELCGSGNGAAGSLLPALPVLLVSLSAALATWLSF